CACATgtccagagaatagcgactcgagactgactcgagtccaagtccagGACTTTAATACTCAATCTACTACACATAGaagtagtcagaaacttcatccaacttCAGTCTTATTTCATAAATCCTCGAGTCCAAGTCCAGGTCATCAGTGCgcgagtccaagtcgagtcacaagtccagAGAATCGACTCGAGACTCGAGCACTCCATCGCTGACACATACATCGTTTCATGTTGACTGAGAGCCGTGGCAAACTTACCGCGTCTCCTGCGAGCTCTTTGGGTGGTTGGCCCAGGTCTTGCAGCTGGAAGTAAAAGCATTCCAATCTGTGATGACTTCTTGAATTCTCAATGAGTCTATTCACATTAAAGTAAACAATACAACAGTTTGCAAGCTACGGCATGTGATGTAAAGCTGTATAAGGGTTGGCATCTGCATCATGTAAGCACTAGTGAAAGCACTTAATCAGTCAAATGCAGAGTGTGTCTACCTTTTGCATCAGTTCCATGATGCTCTCGAACGTGCCTTCTTTATCTGCTGTCCCCTGTTCCTCCCTCTCAAACTGCTTACAGATCTCTCCCATGATGTTGGCCTGCTGTTCATAGCGCTGGTAGTCGTCTGAGCTCAGGCTTGGCTTATTGGCATCCAACCATTCTGGGTACTGCGAGGAGGAGTGACATTTATGAGTGACATTTGTTATGGCGACCTTACACCAAAGACCTTTTAAGCGGTTCCACTGTCGCAGACAAATTTCCAATATTGGaaagtcttgctagagttgggagcgctcccgtcgtctcaatcgtttgatgtaaggtggtcataaaactcagcccaagtctttttcccgtcttgacgttccgacaaaatcaaacgtgtttgacGTTATCGTAAGTTTTAGGTCTTTGCAGTAAAGTCGAAgcatgtgaacattgtcaacaaccaatgggtgcgctccctccagcaccaaacagttagagccagtgttgtttatggttgctatggcgctgcgctaagctaaacgctaaagtgCGTCATCCAGCAGAGTTTCACCGGTGGATACtgccgccattcatctgcatgtacagcagaacagaaaatctgtaAACTTTCCCGAATGCctgtgacacaccaacctgataatcggccgtcggacagtctggcgaggtcagactgtcgagtctgtttggtgtgttccgtgctgtcgtccgtcggaggagctgtcggccttcattttggccgacctgacttgctgggtcagagggcgggcagtcggactcaatgaccaatctgattggtggagtgctaacccggaaatgacgagcgggatgagcgtgactaagcctctcaaaatctgacgaaaatcttttaaactgacctttgtcgatctgaaatgaagacagattcagcaaccgcacagcctatttctcgcttaaaatgttttcagaaacacgtttcggtgaactatcttcgtaaaatatgagatcgtattctgaacgaagtcgccattatgcccggtagaaaaatccgggagcagccagacccacgtgactcgttcgtccaatcagctgacggttttaattttttggccgacaatacagattagcgccgcctgctgttatggagacgtattacgtctcgtgcacacgcagaacgtacgctcaagtcggcgacGCTTCGGTGTATTCTGAGGCGCTTTTTgtacctcggggagccgactgatcagtccgactgccttttctgccgacggtcggccgtcgggttggtgtgtcaggggctttcggttgccagctaacgctagcagtagctaactagctaggttacatttttcaaaaccaatctagttgtagtcttgcaatgtgtgaccctgcaagatccctagtctttacatattatgtcttgaacgttagatgtgagatgattgtctttagagGTGAGATAGTATCAGACtgtagtcttttcaaagtctgttctaAGTCTTTGAGTGTCTGGCAGACATTAGTGGAACTAGAGACTACAGTGATTGCTAGTAAAACAGTTACACACCTTAGCAGTGATCTCTTTGAGAGATGGATAAAGCACTTCCTTAGAGAGGAGATTCTGCATGATGGACTGCATGATGGGAAGGATGTTTCCGTCCTCACCGCCTCCTTCGCCACCCTCGTCCAATCCCAGGCCTTCTAGAGCCTTGACGAGGTCGTCTCCAGCTAGTCCAGAGGACTGTAAGAGAACAATACACATAGTCCGTCTACTGTTCTATGTTTGCATCACTCTAAACAGTTTTAGAGCAATTGATCGATTCCGATTTacccacctgcaggttgtctgCATTTTTGGCCAGGCCACGAAGGGTTTCTTTAAGACAGGAAGTGAATTCTTGTTGGGACTCGGTGTCAGTGCCTATACAGAATGCACACATAACATTTAGGCCAAAGGAACAAAACAGTAACATATCAAAACCACAAATCATGCAAATTGTAGGCCTTACCAACTTTGCCTGCAGCCTCTGACAGTTTATGGAAGTGCTGCAGTAGTTCTGGCTCCTCATGGGCCAGCTCAGTCATGGCCTTCTCCCATTCCTCCTTGGCTTGGGTAGCCATGTCCCCCTCGAAGAGAGTCTCAAACAGTTTGCAGTCTTCAAGCAGGGGTGGCTACACAGGTAATTAGAAAACATGTAAAGCACCTTCTAGACAACATGGGGGAAGCCTGTTAGTACTAAATTGAATCAAGGCtgcttttttagaaaaataatgttttttttcctactaAATCTAAATCTCTTTGCCGTCATTGAGCGTAATGATCAGTCTCTCCTAGACTCTTGTTGCAAATGGCCAGAGTAACTGCCCCAAAAAAACAGTCGCTGCAACTGAGAAAGTACTTTTTGGTGGTCTGAATTTTGCAAGCTGTGCAGGTTATACAACCAACAACCTGCTGATAAAAATACTTGGAAGCAGCAAAGGTAAACAAATTATAAAACtacgaaaaagaaaaagaggaactGGCCGAGTCAATAACAGACAAACaagaattactggaattgttgggtctatGTAAACtctagagtgtggtctagacctactctatctgtaaagtgtcttgagataactcttgttatgatttgatactataaataaaattgaattgaaacacaaatactaTGTATAAAAAATGATTAAGAGACTTTAACCAAaccagacatacagtatacctAGTTTATTATCAGTCCTTAAAGAACTACTTAAACTACTTAAAGAACCTAAAAAAAACTTGAGACCACAACACCCAAACATTTCCCTTTACCATTCTTGGTAGGAAACAGGGAAAAGCAAAGTTTACGGTTCCCTTTATTTCTTAGTTTCCCAACTTCCTTAATCTTGACCTTGATTCGTACAAAACTAATTCACAAGCAGCAACCAGATGACAAGTACAATTTAGTCAGGACAAAATATGAAAAGTGGAGGTTGTGATTATATCCTCTGTGCATATGTAACAGAACAAGATGTGAATGCTGAAACAGCACCATCACGacaccaccaacaacaacaaacagacCTTCTCTGCACCACTGTTGGCTGAGGAGGAAGCAGCTGCAGGTTCAGGGGCTGGAGGCGCTGGTGTCTTGTCAAAGTCATCCAACGCACCTGTAAGAAAGAGTCAACATTAGAACCACGCCTCTGAAAGCGGAAAAGGCAAAACATTTACATCAACTGTTTCCAAAGTGCTCACGCAGCATACTGCAAACGATTCTACCGTGTCCAAAAGTTTTATATCTTTATCTCAGGATTTTCCTCACTGGTAAtactgtagggctgcaactaacgattattttcatagtcgattaatcccgtcgattattttctcgattaatcgattagttgtttgatctatataaatgtcaaaacatggtgaaaaatgtggatcagtgtttcccaaaaagcccaagatgacatcctcaaatgtcttgttttgtccaaaactcaaagatattcagtttactgtcacaaaggagagaagaaactagaagatattcacatttaacaagctggaattagagaagtcttatttatttatttttataaaaaaaatgactcaaactgattaatcgattatcaaaatagttgccgattaatttaatagttgacaactaatcgattaatcgattcatcattGCACCTCTATAATACTGTGTAATCAGTCTTCTATGGAGCAATCCAATGgacgttttaaaaaaaacatgactctTATCTTTAATAGCATGAATTAATATTGAACTACAGCTAGAAGTTGATTTATTACTTTAACTGATAACAAAATGGGTACATACGGATGTAATTTTAAACTTTCATAAAGGAAAAAAGTGCCATGAAATATTAGTGATAGACCGATTTTAAATCGGCCAGCCGATATATCAGGCCAATATTTGCGTTTTTACGGCTGCTGTGTTTGACGATAGTTTTTCcccggcattatttacagacaggcgtccacaggcagctctgtgttgctggagacgctgcagttcacgtgcagatcatgcactgcccctcccccactagCACAGTGCTGGTGCTGGAAGCCTGGCAGGCTGGCAGgcctggcaggcttccagcaccatggcagtcttaaattacaaatcaagcactttctttcaatggctacttttcacgtttattgttttcttaaattatttaaatgtgttgacaaagaacattttgtgatgacctgattatatctgtcttatatgtcagcaagcaatgcaCCATCAAGGCTGTGTTAtagatgttgatgaaagccttttacccttgcagttaaccatatgcagtgcacccatccatatCATGCACACTGCAACACATcatttgggtgatatgaatgtaagatgattgcagaagtgacactgatctgtgtttttgtttattatttttaaagaaatggcagagcagattctgaaaacaaatccagtgtggcagggtttacatttttatgatgtaaattgagggagcaaaagcagtatcggCTCCAAATATCGGCTCAAGAAAATCGGCAGCCCGTATGTACATCGGCACTTAGCAAGGCTGATGGAAAGAAAATCCGTATCTGCACtaaaaaaatccatatcggtcgatccctatgAAATATACACTCAGTTGCAGTTAGATtcacctagctaaaactaataaTAACACTCCAACAATAACTCATAGCCTTGTTTGTGCTGTTGTTTGAACTCTACTGTGTTGTACTAATATTAAGTTGATCATCATTGATATAAATGGTTTGGACATCTGATTCAATACAATTCAACAACAGCAGGACTAGAGTCTCTAAAATCAAATCAAGTTAAATCAACTTTCCACACAGTTTTAACAAAAACTGAGCATGGCTACTTTTACAAAAAGTCGGGTTTGTTGCAGGCCTGTCGTATTAGACAGCATTATTTCAGCTAAAGCAACGTTTACAGAAAGTAAACACCATTAACTGAACCAAAAACGGATTCAACGCATACACGAGTTACAAAAAAAGCGAGTAAACTGCAAAGACGACTATCAATGACAGTTCAGCCGCCATGTTAAATCACCAACAGGCTTTTAGTATGTCTAATGAATACTCCATTAAAACAAATTCAAGGGCAAAGACATAATGTGTGAAAGCGAGAGCTCCCACCGAGCGCATAAACTTGACAAACACATAAAGTGTGAGAGGGGTCTCAGTGCCAAATCACAGCTGTTTTAACGACATAACAACCCGTACTCGTGTGTGTAAAGATTCTCTGTAACGTATAGACTCCATGTCAACACCTACTGTCCAATAATTCGTCCAATTCAGCATCGTGTCCGGCGGACGGCTCTCCTGTTCCCGACGCCATCATGATGTTACCTTCTCCTAAGCTCCAAACGCTCCCAAAACACCCACCGAGCAGAAGTCTCTGAAAAGTGACGTTTCTGTTGTGAAAATGTCGCGGAAGATATTACGTCATGCCGTACAGGCCCATGTAC
This Sander lucioperca isolate FBNREF2018 chromosome 9, SLUC_FBN_1.2, whole genome shotgun sequence DNA region includes the following protein-coding sequences:
- the pex19 gene encoding peroxisomal biogenesis factor 19 is translated as MMASGTGEPSAGHDAELDELLDSALDDFDKTPAPPAPEPAAASSSANSGAEKPPLLEDCKLFETLFEGDMATQAKEEWEKAMTELAHEEPELLQHFHKLSEAAGKVGTDTESQQEFTSCLKETLRGLAKNADNLQSSGLAGDDLVKALEGLGLDEGGEGGGEDGNILPIMQSIMQNLLSKEVLYPSLKEITAKYPEWLDANKPSLSSDDYQRYEQQANIMGEICKQFEREEQGTADKEGTFESIMELMQKLQDLGQPPKELAGDAPPGFNFDMESLNLPGGLGAGAAEQCSVM